The Streptococcus iniae genome contains the following window.
AATCCAGGAATAGGTGGCACACAGTTTTTAACTTATTCATTGAGTTATCATTTAGGTCAAACTGGTGAGATTGATGTGTCTTTATTTGTCAATGAAATGGCAAATTTTCCTGAAGAAATGAAGATTGAAATTGTAAGATCACTTGAAGAGTGTATTATAAGAGTTAACGAAGATAATTTCGATTATTTAGTAATAAGAGGACCATTTATTCAAAAAAAAATAATGAATCAAATAGCTGAAAGCGGTGTTAAAATTATTACTTGGTCACATAATTTAGAAACATTTCAGTTTTTTTCAAGGTTATTAAGTCCATCGATTGTAAAAAATATTTGTGTATCAAACTCTCAAAGGCTATTATTAAAAGACTCAAAACTATTTTCAAAAAGTGTAACAATTTTAAATGGTATTAACTTTAAAGATTACAGTCAATTGCCAATTAACAATGTTAAAAAATATGATGTTTGCTATATTGGAAATTTATATCCTAAAAGTGGCTATGAAGATGTATTAAAAGCATGGCCGAAAATAAAAAAAACTATACCAAATGCAAATTTATGTATTATTGGCGGTAATAAACTATACAATAATAGGTTAAATTCATCCTATAGTTCAAAGTCAATTAAAAAACTAAAAAAATTAGAAGAGAAAATTAATTTAGAATTTAAAGACTCAATTGAATATGTCGGAGTGTTAGGTGGAAGAAAAAAACTAAGCAAAATGTCTGAGTCTACAATTGGAATTGCTAATATAACTCCGACTGGAGAAACTTTTGGATTAGCAGCAATTGAGTTTCAAGCCTTGGGAGTACCTGTAGTATCAATCAATAAAGTTGGATTAAAAGAGACAGTTAAGTCAAATGAAACTGGAATTTTAGTTAATAAAAAGAAAGATTTGGCTGATGCAATTATAAGTCTATTAATTGATAAGGATAAGACTAATCAATTATCTATTAATGCAAAAGATTTTGTTAGAAGAAATTTTGATATAAAATTTATTGTTAAAGATTGGATAGTTTTGTTTAATAGTTTACCTAACACTTCTTTAAAAACTTGTCAAAGCAGTTTTTCAGATGACGATTTCTTGGAAAAATTAACTCAGAAGAATTTTAAGATTAAACAAAATAGATTATTAAGTTGGTTACCACCAATACAATTTTACAAATATGTTCGCTATATATTTGTTAGGATTTTAGAAAAATCAAATATTATTTAATAAAAAATACCAGATGAACACACACTAACATAGAGAGATATATTATGAAAAAAAACAGTATAAAATTGAATTATTTTTTCAATTTGTTATATCAATTACTATCAATAATAATTCCTGTTATTACGACTCCATATCTATCAAGGGTTTTATCGCCAAAAGGCATTGGAGAGTATAATTATAGTTTTTCAATAACAACATTATTCATGATTCTTTCTGTTTTAGGTTCTCATGGCTATGCACAAAGAGAAATTGCATTTAATCAAAATAATAAAGAAAAAATAAGTAAACTTTTTTTTGAAATACTTATTATTAGATTAATAGCTTGTTTAATAACAACACCTATTTTTTTCTACGTTGCAATAACTCAGCAAAAATATTCAAATCTTTTGTTATCGCAATACATAATGATTCTTTCTACTATTTTTGACATTAGTTGGTTTTTTC
Protein-coding sequences here:
- a CDS encoding glycosyltransferase family 4 protein, with the protein product MKVAFYLDSINPNIDYSDPEAANPGIGGTQFLTYSLSYHLGQTGEIDVSLFVNEMANFPEEMKIEIVRSLEECIIRVNEDNFDYLVIRGPFIQKKIMNQIAESGVKIITWSHNLETFQFFSRLLSPSIVKNICVSNSQRLLLKDSKLFSKSVTILNGINFKDYSQLPINNVKKYDVCYIGNLYPKSGYEDVLKAWPKIKKTIPNANLCIIGGNKLYNNRLNSSYSSKSIKKLKKLEEKINLEFKDSIEYVGVLGGRKKLSKMSESTIGIANITPTGETFGLAAIEFQALGVPVVSINKVGLKETVKSNETGILVNKKKDLADAIISLLIDKDKTNQLSINAKDFVRRNFDIKFIVKDWIVLFNSLPNTSLKTCQSSFSDDDFLEKLTQKNFKIKQNRLLSWLPPIQFYKYVRYIFVRILEKSNII